A single region of the Xiphias gladius isolate SHS-SW01 ecotype Sanya breed wild chromosome 17, ASM1685928v1, whole genome shotgun sequence genome encodes:
- the ptrh2 gene encoding peptidyl-tRNA hydrolase 2, mitochondrial isoform X2, with the protein MDVLYGPLGLGVLTGLGCGLFLGWHIRGRFFGPASKSLREAMGNGTSEASVMGEGGEFKMILVVRNDLKMGKGKVAAQCAHAAVTGYKQAQRRNPELLKQWEYHGQPKVVLKAPDEDTLLDLLGQAKEIGLPVSLIQDAGRTQIAPGSRTVLGIGPGPADLIDSVTGDLKLY; encoded by the coding sequence ATGGATGTGTTGTATGGTCCGTTGGGCTTGGGTGTATTAACAGGACTGGGCTGTGGGCTCTTCCTCGGCTGGCACATTCGGGGACGCTTTTTTGGCCCAGCATCCAAAAGCCTGAGGGAGGCGATGGGCAATGGCACCAGTGAGGCAAGTGTGATGGGAGAAGGAGGCGAGTTCAAGATGATTCTTGTGGTCCGTAATGACCTGAAGATGGGCAAAGGAAAGGTCGCTGCCCAATGCGCCCATGCTGCTGTGACAGGTTACAAGCAGGCCCAGCGCAGGAACCCCGAGCTTCTCAAACAGTGGGAGTACCACGGCCAGCCCAAGGTGGTGTTGAAGGCCCCTGACGAGGACACCCTGCTGGATCTGCTGGGTCAAGCCAAAGAAATAGGGCTTCCTGTCAGCCTGATCCAGGATGCGGGAAGGACACAAATTGCACCTGGGTCACGCACTGTGTTGGGTATCGGTCCAGGCCCAGCTGATCTGATTGATAGTGTCACTGGAGACTTGAAGCTCTACTAG
- the ptrh2 gene encoding peptidyl-tRNA hydrolase 2, mitochondrial isoform X1: MYDRLNMDVLYGPLGLGVLTGLGCGLFLGWHIRGRFFGPASKSLREAMGNGTSEASVMGEGGEFKMILVVRNDLKMGKGKVAAQCAHAAVTGYKQAQRRNPELLKQWEYHGQPKVVLKAPDEDTLLDLLGQAKEIGLPVSLIQDAGRTQIAPGSRTVLGIGPGPADLIDSVTGDLKLY; this comes from the exons ATGTATGACC GTTTAAACATGGATGTGTTGTATGGTCCGTTGGGCTTGGGTGTATTAACAGGACTGGGCTGTGGGCTCTTCCTCGGCTGGCACATTCGGGGACGCTTTTTTGGCCCAGCATCCAAAAGCCTGAGGGAGGCGATGGGCAATGGCACCAGTGAGGCAAGTGTGATGGGAGAAGGAGGCGAGTTCAAGATGATTCTTGTGGTCCGTAATGACCTGAAGATGGGCAAAGGAAAGGTCGCTGCCCAATGCGCCCATGCTGCTGTGACAGGTTACAAGCAGGCCCAGCGCAGGAACCCCGAGCTTCTCAAACAGTGGGAGTACCACGGCCAGCCCAAGGTGGTGTTGAAGGCCCCTGACGAGGACACCCTGCTGGATCTGCTGGGTCAAGCCAAAGAAATAGGGCTTCCTGTCAGCCTGATCCAGGATGCGGGAAGGACACAAATTGCACCTGGGTCACGCACTGTGTTGGGTATCGGTCCAGGCCCAGCTGATCTGATTGATAGTGTCACTGGAGACTTGAAGCTCTACTAG